CGCTGCCGAAGGTCGCCGATGGCCTGGGTATCGCTATCGTCACCACCTCCAGGGGTGTAATGACTGATCGGGCGGCTCGTCAGGCTGGTGTCGGCGGCGAAGTCCTCTGCACCGTATTCTAGGAGTCTGGAATGTCCCGCGTAGCCAAATATCCGGTCAAAGTGCCTGCCGGCGTCGACATTAAACTCGACGGCGAGACACTGACTGTCAAGGGCAGTCAGGGCACCCTTTCCATGTCCGTTCACAAAGATGTTGTGATCGGTCAGGAAGACGGTCAACTGACCTTCACGCCTAGTGAAGCAGCCAAGTCCTGGGCCATGGTCGGCACTACCCGTGCCCTGGTTCAGAACCTGGTCACTGGCGTGTCTGAGGGCTTTACCAAGTCCCTCGAAATCATCGGCGTCGGTTATCGCGCTCAAGCGAAAGGCCAGACGCTCAATCTGTCACTGGGCTTCTCACACCCGGTCGATTACCAGCTGCCTGAAGGTGTCGTGGCGGAAACGCCCAAGAACACCGTTATCGTGCTGAAAAGCGCGGACAAGCAGAAGCTCGGCCAGGTCGCCGCGGAAATCCGCGCATTCCGTCCGCCTGAACCCTATAAGGGTAAGGGTGTTCGCTATGCCGACGAGCAGGTTCGTCGTAAAGAAGCCAAGAAGAAGTAAGGCAGGGTTATGAACGCGAAGAAAGAATCTCGTCTCCGTCGTGCCCGCCGCGCTCGCGCCAAGATCCGCGAGCTGGGCGTGTTTCGCCTGTGCGTCAACCGTACCCCACGCCACATCTATGCGCAGATTATCTCGCCGGATGGTGGCAAGGTCCTGGCCAGCGCTTCCACGCTGGACAAGAGCCTTCGTGAGGGTTCGACCGGCAATTCCGACGCCGCCGCCAAGGTGGGTGCTCTGATTGCTGAACGCGCCAAGGAAGCAGGCATCACCCAGGTGGCCTTCGACCGGGCAGGCTTCAAGTACCACGGTCGTGTGAAGGCCCTGGCCGACGCCGCTCGTGAAGGCGGCCTGGAATTCTAAAGGGTTTTTACGATGGCGAAGAACGAACAGAATAGCGGCGATCTGCAGGAAAAACTCGTGCAGGTCAACCGTGTCGCCAAGGTAGTCAAGGGTGGCCGTATCTTCGGTTTCACCGCTCTGACTGTCGTGGGCGACGGCAATGGTCGCGTCGGTTTTGGCCGTGGCAAGGCACGTGAAGTGCCGGTCGCGATCCAGAAAGCGATGGATCAAGCGCGCCGTAACATGGTCAAGGTCAACCTGGTCAATGGTACTCTGCAGTACCCGGTCAAGGCTCGTCATGGCGCCTCCAAGGTGTACATGCAGCCTGCGTCCGACGGTACCGGTATCATCGCCGGTGGCGCCATGCGCTCCGTGCTTGAGCTGGCTGGCGTCCACAACGTACTGGCCAAGTGCTACGGCTCCACCAATCCGGTGAACGTGGTGCGTGCGACCGTCAAGGGTCTGTCTGCAATGCAGTCGCCGGAAGACGTGGCCGCCAAGCGCGGTCTCTCAGTCGAAGCGATTACGGGGTAAGACACCATGGCAGCTAGCATCAAGGTAACCCAGACGCGCAGCACCATTGGCATTCTTGCCAAGCACAAGGCCACTATGAAAGGTCTTGGTCTGCGTCGCATCGGTCACACCGTCGAGCTGGAAGACACCCCTGCCGTTCGCGGCATGATCCACAAGGTCAACTACCTTGTGCGGGTTGAGGGAGAGTAATCCATGAAACTTAACAGCCTGAGCCCGGCACCGGGCTCCAAGCACGCCGAGAAGCGCGTCGGTCGTGGCATCGGCTCTGGTCTGGGAAAGACCGGTGGCCGTGGTCACAAAGGCCAGAAGTCGCGCAGTGGCGGTAGCGTCAAGCCGGGCTTCGAGGGCGGTCAGATGCCTCTGCAGCGTCGTCTGCCGAAGTTTGGCTTCACGTCTGCGAAGTCTCTGGTGTCCGAGGAAGTGCGTCTTGGCGAACTGGCCAAGGTCGCTGGTGACGAAGTCACCCTCGAGACGCTGAAAGAAGCCAATGTGCTGAAGGACGCCACGCAGTTTGCCAAGGTGATCCTGTCTGGCGATTTGAACAAGGCGGTTACAGTCCGCGGTCTGCGTGTCACCAAAGGTGCACGTGCCGCGATTGAAGCCGCTGGTGGCAAGGTAGAGGACTAAATGGCCAAGTCAGGAAAAATGCCGGCGATGGGCAGCGGTCTGAGTGAACTGTGGGCGCGTCTGCGCTTCGTGCTCCTCGCCATTGTGGTTTACCGAATCGGTGCCCACATCCCCGTTCCCGGTATCAATCCTGACCAGCTTGCTGCCTTGTTCAGGGAGCAGCAGGGTACCATCCTGGGCATGTTCAACATGTTCTCGGGTGGTGCCCTGGAGCGCATGAGTATCCTCGCCCTGGGCATCATGCCCTATATCTCGGCGTCGATCATCATGCAGCTCCTGTCTGCCGTCTCTCCCCAACTGGAACAGTTGAAGAAGGAAGGGGAGAGCGGCCGCCGCAAGATCAATCAGTACACGCGTTATGGGACGGTGATACTGGCTTTTGTTCAGGCCTCCGGTATGTCGGTTGGCCTGGCGAGCCAGGGCATCGCCTATACAGTCGATTTCAGTTTCTATTTCACCGCTATCACCACTTTTGTGTGTGGTGCGGTATTCCTGATGTGGCTGGGTGAGCAGATTACCGAGAAGGGCATCGGCAACGGTATCTCGTTGTTGATCTTCTCAGGTATCGTCGCCGGACTGCCAAGCGCTGTGG
This Halomonas huangheensis DNA region includes the following protein-coding sequences:
- the rplF gene encoding 50S ribosomal protein L6, with translation MSRVAKYPVKVPAGVDIKLDGETLTVKGSQGTLSMSVHKDVVIGQEDGQLTFTPSEAAKSWAMVGTTRALVQNLVTGVSEGFTKSLEIIGVGYRAQAKGQTLNLSLGFSHPVDYQLPEGVVAETPKNTVIVLKSADKQKLGQVAAEIRAFRPPEPYKGKGVRYADEQVRRKEAKKK
- the rpsE gene encoding 30S ribosomal protein S5, translating into MAKNEQNSGDLQEKLVQVNRVAKVVKGGRIFGFTALTVVGDGNGRVGFGRGKAREVPVAIQKAMDQARRNMVKVNLVNGTLQYPVKARHGASKVYMQPASDGTGIIAGGAMRSVLELAGVHNVLAKCYGSTNPVNVVRATVKGLSAMQSPEDVAAKRGLSVEAITG
- the rpmD gene encoding 50S ribosomal protein L30, which produces MAASIKVTQTRSTIGILAKHKATMKGLGLRRIGHTVELEDTPAVRGMIHKVNYLVRVEGE
- the rplR gene encoding 50S ribosomal protein L18, whose product is MNAKKESRLRRARRARAKIRELGVFRLCVNRTPRHIYAQIISPDGGKVLASASTLDKSLREGSTGNSDAAAKVGALIAERAKEAGITQVAFDRAGFKYHGRVKALADAAREGGLEF
- the rplO gene encoding 50S ribosomal protein L15; translated protein: MKLNSLSPAPGSKHAEKRVGRGIGSGLGKTGGRGHKGQKSRSGGSVKPGFEGGQMPLQRRLPKFGFTSAKSLVSEEVRLGELAKVAGDEVTLETLKEANVLKDATQFAKVILSGDLNKAVTVRGLRVTKGARAAIEAAGGKVED